A stretch of Campylobacter gracilis DNA encodes these proteins:
- a CDS encoding argininosuccinate synthase domain-containing protein, translated as MKALALFSGGLDSMLAVKLIVSQGIEVLALNMDIGFGGKDDKSEIMRRRAAAAGANFKSVDIRSEYLQQVLFGPKYGYGKHFNPCIDCHGYMFKTALAMLQSEGASFIITGEVLGQRPMSQRAQALAQVGGLSGDEEGLILRPLCAKLLPLTTPEIKSWVDRGALLDISGRGRARQMQLAAEFGFEDYETPAGGCLLTVQSFSERIKDAIKFEKIETPADAEILKFGRHLRLPEGAKLIIGRDESDNKKLAAVQNPKFSEIKFKDDVVGALSLLSRGASEADRELAARLALTYAKTDAARSYTLLIDGNELSVSPFESKDAARKYFV; from the coding sequence ATGAAGGCATTGGCGCTCTTTAGCGGCGGGCTTGACTCCATGCTCGCGGTCAAACTCATCGTCTCGCAAGGCATCGAGGTACTCGCGCTGAATATGGATATCGGATTTGGCGGCAAGGACGATAAGAGCGAGATCATGCGCCGCAGAGCCGCAGCCGCGGGGGCGAATTTTAAAAGCGTCGATATCAGAAGCGAATATCTGCAGCAGGTGCTTTTTGGTCCCAAATATGGCTACGGCAAGCACTTCAACCCCTGCATCGACTGCCACGGATATATGTTTAAGACCGCGCTTGCGATGCTGCAAAGCGAAGGGGCGAGCTTCATCATCACGGGCGAGGTGCTCGGACAGCGCCCGATGAGCCAGCGCGCGCAGGCTCTAGCTCAGGTCGGCGGGCTTAGCGGCGATGAGGAGGGGCTGATCCTGCGTCCGTTGTGCGCGAAGCTGCTGCCGCTCACGACGCCCGAGATCAAGAGCTGGGTTGATAGGGGCGCGCTGCTTGACATCAGCGGGCGCGGACGGGCTAGACAGATGCAGCTAGCGGCGGAGTTTGGCTTTGAGGATTACGAAACGCCTGCGGGAGGCTGTCTGCTGACCGTGCAGAGCTTCAGCGAGCGGATCAAGGATGCGATAAAATTTGAAAAGATCGAAACGCCCGCGGACGCCGAAATTTTAAAATTCGGGCGTCATCTGCGCCTGCCTGAGGGCGCCAAGCTAATAATCGGGCGGGATGAGAGCGACAACAAAAAGCTTGCCGCAGTGCAAAATCCAAAATTTAGCGAGATAAAATTTAAAGACGACGTCGTGGGCGCGCTAAGCCTGCTAAGCAGGGGCGCGAGCGAGGCGGATAGAGAGCTTGCGGCGAGGCTGGCGCTAACATACGCCAAAACGGACGCCGCGCGCAGCTACACCCTGCTCATAGACGGCAACGAGCTGAGCGTAAGCCCCTTTGAGAGTAAGGATGCTGCGCGCAAGTATTTTGTGTAA
- the dnaG gene encoding DNA primase, protein MIKNESIENLLATVDIVDVVEKYVPLKRSGANFVGVCPFHDDSHPSMSVSSKLGIFHCFSCKAGGNAIKFIQDYEKISFPEAVEKLAGMYNFALQYTGAKVQERSEEKKVLGILNAYYQSCLYQNPAAVKYLHDRGLSDQSIRKFGLGYAGASAQTIRVLQNEEIPPQDALNAGAVKQNERGLYASFIERITFPIYNHASKLVGFGGRTISDNPAKYVNSPQCALFDKSKIFYAFDLAKKSAIAKKTLIITEGYMDVIMLHQAGIDNAVAVLGTALTPAHLPLIKRAELNVVLSFDGDAAGINAAIKSARLLCLNKIDSSVAIIGGGADPADMIAAGKVRELEQIYASGMESGEFLIRRIAKKYDLARPVQKEAALNEIKEFTAALGPVLAESYQSLVAQILNVSPGSFNLSSGGKNFGAGFEGRNFNESGSFGSRDFGAYGGHNADGRDGASGSLNGGNFDRAQNTARYESSAPPAASARLGRTLLRRKEIAELQIIKSMLLDGEMAELGLGCLERRDFRMHGDIFEAFLAFSRSGGNFKNFIAGEDGNVDSASENFTAGGAGEIILGESVNLKSSENSNEQNFNRQGSAGTVNLKGSAQQGANGGEKQKVNNVAKQGESKAAAQNIQSAQSAQNIQNAESEARENLRALALDDEILPIGGAALFNDACKILRRNALQDLMQKLKNSDAPDKIERILEYQKKINQLK, encoded by the coding sequence ATGATTAAAAACGAAAGCATAGAAAATCTGCTGGCTACCGTAGATATCGTAGACGTCGTAGAAAAATATGTCCCGCTTAAGCGCAGCGGCGCAAATTTCGTGGGCGTCTGCCCCTTCCACGACGATTCGCACCCAAGCATGAGCGTGAGCTCCAAGCTTGGAATTTTTCACTGCTTTTCGTGCAAAGCGGGCGGCAACGCGATTAAATTTATCCAAGATTACGAAAAGATAAGCTTTCCAGAAGCGGTCGAAAAGCTTGCGGGGATGTATAATTTCGCGCTGCAATACACCGGCGCCAAAGTCCAGGAGCGCAGCGAAGAGAAGAAGGTGCTCGGGATTTTAAACGCCTACTACCAAAGCTGCCTTTATCAAAATCCCGCCGCCGTAAAATACCTGCACGATCGCGGTCTAAGCGATCAAAGCATTCGTAAATTCGGCCTTGGCTACGCAGGAGCTAGCGCGCAGACGATCAGGGTTTTGCAAAACGAAGAAATTCCGCCGCAAGATGCGCTAAATGCGGGCGCGGTAAAGCAAAACGAGCGCGGGCTTTATGCAAGCTTCATCGAGCGCATCACCTTTCCGATCTACAACCACGCGAGTAAGCTCGTGGGCTTCGGCGGTCGCACGATAAGCGATAACCCAGCCAAATACGTCAATTCGCCGCAGTGCGCGCTGTTTGATAAATCTAAAATTTTCTACGCATTCGATCTTGCGAAAAAAAGCGCGATCGCTAAAAAAACCCTCATCATCACCGAGGGCTACATGGACGTCATCATGCTGCATCAAGCGGGCATCGATAACGCCGTAGCGGTACTCGGCACGGCGCTGACGCCTGCTCATCTGCCGCTTATAAAGCGCGCGGAGCTTAACGTCGTGCTTAGCTTCGACGGCGACGCCGCGGGCATCAATGCGGCGATAAAATCGGCGCGGCTTTTATGTCTGAATAAGATCGACTCAAGCGTCGCTATAATCGGCGGCGGTGCCGATCCTGCGGATATGATCGCGGCGGGCAAGGTGCGCGAGCTAGAGCAAATTTATGCTAGTGGCATGGAGAGCGGGGAGTTTCTGATCCGAAGAATCGCTAAAAAATACGACCTCGCTCGCCCCGTGCAAAAAGAAGCGGCGCTAAATGAGATCAAAGAATTTACCGCGGCGCTCGGCCCCGTGCTAGCCGAGTCCTATCAGAGCTTAGTGGCGCAAATTTTAAACGTCTCGCCCGGCTCTTTCAATCTCTCTAGCGGCGGTAAAAATTTCGGCGCGGGCTTTGAGGGGCGAAATTTTAACGAGAGCGGGAGCTTCGGCTCTCGCGATTTCGGCGCTTACGGAGGGCACAACGCAGACGGCAGGGACGGTGCGAGTGGGAGCTTAAACGGCGGAAATTTTGATCGCGCGCAAAACACGGCGCGCTATGAAAGCTCTGCGCCGCCTGCGGCTTCGGCGAGGCTCGGGCGGACGCTACTGCGCCGCAAGGAGATCGCGGAGCTTCAGATCATAAAATCGATGCTGCTCGATGGCGAGATGGCGGAGCTTGGGCTCGGTTGCTTGGAGCGGCGCGATTTTCGCATGCACGGCGATATTTTCGAGGCGTTTTTGGCTTTCTCTCGTAGCGGCGGGAATTTTAAAAATTTCATCGCGGGCGAGGACGGCAATGTAGATAGCGCTTCCGAAAATTTTACCGCGGGCGGCGCGGGAGAAATTATCCTGGGTGAGAGCGTAAATTTAAAAAGTAGTGAGAATTCTAACGAGCAAAATTTTAACAGGCAAGGCTCCGCAGGCACCGTAAATTTAAAAGGTTCCGCGCAGCAGGGCGCAAACGGCGGCGAGAAGCAAAAAGTAAATAACGTAGCAAAGCAAGGCGAGAGTAAAGCCGCCGCTCAAAATATCCAAAGCGCTCAAAGCGCCCAAAATATTCAAAACGCCGAAAGCGAAGCCCGCGAAAATCTGCGTGCGCTTGCGCTGGATGATGAAATTTTGCCGATCGGCGGCGCGGCGCTTTTTAACGATGCGTGCAAAATTTTACGCCGCAACGCCCTGCAAGATCTGATGCAAAAGCTTAAAAACTCCGACGCGCCCGACAAGATCGAGCGGATCTTAGAGTATCAAAAAAAGATCAATCAACTCAAGTAA
- a CDS encoding tetratricopeptide repeat protein, which yields MDNFFLDDRDPIFGLIMLISIILLVSILSYIWGVFSKKNERQSLENFIKKFDTLDALSTEHRQLLASPQIDIPTLGILASSFVKSGDFERAIEIYLIALSKASGGVQREFILTNLGIVYFKAGFLGRAEEVFLQALKLRPRNKEALTHLTVIYERLKRFNEALEVLDALREQDTEVYAQSQFERAQIIANDANTPFNKKIAKISKLNFKGAGRFCMELFIKNKEPMDGFDRFPPIEQAIDLIYDFGAAVNTQDAEYNALFYALGRSDQKPRSASKIFEINALMAMKDAGFEDAGLSFSYTCAKCKSSVGLFSHRCPVCYELGSMEIRAQISEKTGEIGQTF from the coding sequence TTGGATAATTTTTTCTTAGACGATCGCGACCCGATTTTCGGGCTTATCATGCTGATAAGCATAATCTTACTGGTGTCGATTCTAAGCTACATTTGGGGAGTTTTTTCTAAAAAAAACGAGAGGCAGAGCCTAGAGAATTTTATCAAAAAATTTGACACCCTAGACGCGCTTAGCACCGAGCACAGACAGCTTTTGGCAAGCCCGCAGATAGACATCCCGACGCTTGGAATTTTAGCTAGCTCTTTCGTCAAAAGCGGCGACTTCGAGCGCGCGATAGAAATTTATCTAATCGCGCTAAGTAAGGCTAGCGGCGGCGTGCAGAGAGAGTTTATCCTTACTAATCTTGGTATCGTATATTTCAAAGCGGGCTTTTTAGGGCGCGCCGAAGAGGTGTTTTTGCAAGCGCTGAAGCTGCGCCCCAGAAACAAAGAGGCCCTTACGCATCTTACGGTGATTTATGAGCGGCTGAAACGCTTTAATGAGGCGCTTGAGGTGCTTGACGCGCTGCGCGAACAGGACACCGAAGTATATGCTCAAAGCCAGTTCGAGCGCGCTCAGATCATCGCAAACGACGCCAATACGCCGTTTAATAAAAAGATCGCTAAAATTTCAAAGCTAAATTTCAAAGGCGCGGGGCGGTTCTGCATGGAGCTTTTTATCAAAAATAAAGAGCCTATGGATGGCTTTGACCGCTTCCCGCCGATCGAGCAGGCGATCGATCTGATCTATGATTTCGGTGCAGCGGTAAATACGCAGGATGCGGAGTATAACGCCCTTTTTTACGCGCTTGGAAGAAGCGATCAAAAGCCGCGGAGCGCGAGTAAAATTTTTGAGATCAACGCGCTTATGGCCATGAAGGATGCGGGCTTTGAGGACGCCGGGCTTAGCTTTAGCTACACCTGCGCGAAGTGCAAAAGCTCGGTAGGGCTTTTCTCGCACCGCTGCCCGGTCTGCTACGAGCTAGGCAGCATGGAGATCAGAGCGCAAATTTCGGAGAAAACCGGTGAAATCGGTCAAACTTTTTAG
- the rnhA gene encoding ribonuclease HI → MKSVKLFSDGSCLGNPGAGGWAYILQYGDAIKKASGAEAMTTNNQMELTAAIMGLSALKQPCRVELFTDSEYVVKAISSWLAKWVATDFKGKKNADLWRRYLAAAAPHEIKASWVKGHAGHPQNEECDAMARAAAEAIKG, encoded by the coding sequence GTGAAATCGGTCAAACTTTTTAGCGACGGCAGCTGCCTTGGAAACCCTGGAGCTGGCGGCTGGGCTTACATACTGCAATACGGCGACGCGATAAAAAAGGCAAGCGGCGCAGAAGCGATGACGACCAATAATCAAATGGAGCTAACCGCCGCTATAATGGGGCTTAGCGCGCTTAAGCAGCCCTGCCGCGTCGAGCTTTTTACCGATAGCGAATATGTCGTTAAAGCGATAAGCTCCTGGCTCGCAAAGTGGGTCGCTACCGATTTTAAGGGCAAGAAAAACGCAGATCTGTGGCGCAGATACCTTGCGGCGGCGGCGCCTCACGAGATCAAAGCCTCCTGGGTCAAGGGGCATGCGGGACATCCGCAAAACGAGGAGTGCGATGCTATGGCTCGCGCGGCGGCGGAAGCGATAAAGGGCTAA
- the aroC gene encoding chorismate synthase, producing MNTFGERLRLSTFGESHGTAIGGVLDGLPAGLEIEISNIQSELDRRKPGGKYATPRKEADEIEILSGIFDGRSTGAPIGFIIRNANQHSKDYENLKDIFRPAHADFSYFAKYGLRDYRGGGRASARETAVRVAAGAFAQILLNHFKISVKSGICGVGEIYAENLDFDFAQNSEIFALDPAVESAQKELILSVKNAGDSIGGYVLTRVTGVPAGLGEPLYGKLDAALAGAMMGINGVKAVQIGAGVKASTLKGSENNDFMCASNDAIRTNGGKIGANFASNNAGGILGGISSGTPIEITTHFKPTPSIFMAQRSVDVRGTDAVCELRGRHDPCIAVRGSVVATAMARLAIADALLLNASATLGNLKRIYGED from the coding sequence ATGAATACTTTCGGCGAGAGATTGCGCCTTAGCACCTTCGGCGAAAGCCACGGCACGGCGATAGGCGGCGTTTTGGACGGATTGCCGGCTGGTCTGGAGATCGAGATTTCAAATATACAAAGCGAGCTTGATCGCCGCAAACCGGGCGGCAAATACGCTACGCCGCGCAAAGAAGCCGACGAGATCGAAATTTTAAGCGGAATTTTTGACGGTCGCAGCACCGGCGCGCCGATCGGATTTATCATCCGCAACGCAAACCAGCACTCGAAGGATTACGAAAATCTCAAGGATATTTTCCGCCCCGCACACGCCGATTTTTCGTATTTTGCCAAATACGGACTGCGCGATTACCGAGGCGGCGGGCGGGCAAGCGCGCGCGAAACCGCCGTGCGCGTGGCTGCCGGAGCGTTTGCGCAAATCCTGCTAAATCACTTTAAAATTTCCGTAAAAAGCGGAATCTGCGGCGTGGGCGAAATTTACGCGGAAAATTTAGACTTCGACTTTGCGCAAAACAGCGAAATTTTCGCGCTCGATCCCGCTGTGGAGAGCGCGCAAAAGGAGCTAATCCTAAGCGTCAAAAATGCGGGCGATAGTATCGGCGGCTACGTGCTAACGCGCGTCACGGGCGTGCCTGCGGGGCTCGGCGAGCCGCTGTACGGTAAGCTGGATGCGGCGCTTGCGGGCGCGATGATGGGCATAAACGGCGTAAAGGCCGTGCAGATCGGTGCAGGAGTGAAGGCAAGTACGCTAAAAGGCAGCGAAAATAATGACTTTATGTGCGCTAGCAATGATGCGATCCGCACCAACGGCGGCAAGATCGGCGCAAATTTTGCGAGCAACAACGCAGGCGGGATCTTAGGCGGCATAAGTAGCGGCACGCCTATCGAGATAACAACGCATTTTAAGCCCACTCCGAGCATTTTCATGGCGCAGCGCAGCGTGGACGTGCGCGGCACAGACGCGGTCTGCGAGCTGCGCGGACGGCACGATCCGTGTATCGCCGTGCGCGGCAGCGTCGTAGCTACCGCAATGGCGCGGCTGGCGATCGCCGATGCGCTGCTGCTAAACGCGAGCGCGACGCTAGGGAATTTGAAGCGAATTTACGGCGAGGATTAA
- a CDS encoding GNAT family N-acetyltransferase — protein sequence MRLERIGEGSALIARIEAINVAAFPEIERISIKNFLKMSRKGQLEIAAIFEDFTALVAGGAADKHHAAAGKSFEVSNLTSKNFKVQANARSEALNLKRDRDGGCDDAAHENFKAANSKSENFKTDDLAGKSCGMQGAANENLCVRGQNFGATDRKYGALDWNFDAANLGASIQDLETADQKFGAAEASSQNTDQSCGARTSALSNVINSIHDEAAQRDFCGTAGQDFVSCAAQNLNGEELVGFCVYRTEQTYKRAVLHHKQPPPRLNADKILKSKAHSGAEFACNAGSFGAASNEISDLSAGDGTLGAGQGLASDNIKRADGDLKQASAEEILYRGATTDKISNVSAHGKILPSATESEILSDAARGKILCYDESEISHRDESKISRCKKSEYSSGKQGEFFYVAYLAIDTKFRGLGLGSKLLALITEQNPRAQIVLDVEPPHEDASNLAQRLRRIEFYGRHGFRRCGKFFNYAGLSFEILAKPPLSAPQQGFDVASFVKFIGAGNKFRFKITDAPLYKN from the coding sequence ATGAGACTTGAGCGTATCGGCGAGGGCTCGGCACTGATCGCGCGCATAGAGGCGATCAACGTCGCGGCGTTCCCCGAAATCGAGCGTATCAGCATAAAAAATTTCTTAAAAATGTCGCGCAAAGGACAGCTTGAAATCGCGGCGATTTTCGAGGATTTTACTGCCCTGGTCGCTGGCGGCGCGGCTGATAAACATCACGCGGCGGCGGGTAAGAGCTTTGAGGTATCAAATTTAACGAGTAAAAATTTCAAAGTACAGGCGAACGCAAGATCAGAAGCGCTAAATTTGAAGCGAGATCGAGACGGCGGGTGCGACGATGCGGCGCATGAGAATTTTAAGGCGGCGAATTCAAAGAGCGAAAATTTTAAAACGGACGATCTGGCTGGTAAAAGTTGCGGTATGCAGGGCGCAGCGAACGAGAATTTATGCGTGCGCGGGCAAAATTTCGGCGCGACGGATCGAAAATACGGCGCTTTAGACTGGAATTTTGATGCGGCGAATTTGGGCGCTTCGATTCAGGACCTTGAAACGGCGGATCAAAAATTCGGCGCCGCGGAGGCGAGCTCGCAAAATACGGATCAGAGTTGTGGCGCAAGGACCTCCGCTCTTTCGAACGTTATAAATTCTATCCACGATGAAGCGGCGCAGCGAGATTTTTGCGGAACGGCGGGGCAAGACTTCGTAAGCTGCGCGGCGCAAAATTTAAACGGCGAGGAGCTCGTTGGGTTTTGCGTCTATAGGACCGAGCAAACCTACAAGCGCGCGGTTTTGCACCACAAACAGCCGCCGCCTCGATTAAATGCGGATAAAATTTTAAAATCCAAAGCCCATAGCGGCGCGGAATTCGCTTGTAATGCGGGATCTTTCGGCGCTGCGAGTAATGAAATTTCAGATTTAAGTGCTGGCGACGGGACTTTGGGCGCGGGCCAAGGGCTAGCGAGCGATAATATAAAACGTGCGGACGGCGATTTAAAGCAGGCAAGTGCGGAAGAAATTCTATATCGCGGTGCCACGACAGATAAAATTTCAAATGTGAGCGCGCACGGCAAAATTCTACCGAGCGCCACGGAGAGCGAAATTTTATCCGATGCCGCAAGGGGAAAGATTTTGTGCTACGATGAGAGCGAGATTTCGCACCGCGATGAAAGTAAAATTTCGCGTTGCAAAAAAAGCGAATACTCAAGCGGCAAGCAGGGCGAGTTTTTTTATGTAGCGTACCTTGCGATCGATACGAAATTCCGCGGGCTAGGGCTTGGCTCAAAGCTGCTCGCGCTCATCACCGAGCAAAATCCGCGCGCGCAAATCGTCCTTGACGTCGAGCCGCCGCACGAGGATGCGTCCAATCTCGCGCAGCGCCTGCGCCGCATAGAATTCTACGGCAGGCACGGCTTTAGACGCTGTGGCAAGTTTTTCAACTACGCGGGGCTGAGCTTCGAGATCCTTGCTAAGCCGCCGCTAAGCGCGCCGCAGCAGGGGTTTGACGTAGCGAGCTTCGTGAAATTTATCGGCGCGGGCAATAAATTTAGATTTAAAATCACCGACGCGCCGCTATACAAAAACTAA